CGTACGTGACGAGCCTCGCGCCCCGGCTGCTGCTGGAGGGCCTCGGCGTCGCGGTGGAGCTGCTGCGCGACGACACGCTGCTGGAGGTCATGGAGGTACGCCGGATGTTGGAGCCGGTGGCGACCGGGATGGCGGCGCTGCGGATGACCGACGCCGGGCTCGACGAGCTGGCCCGGATCCTGGAGGACATGCGCGCGGCGGCCGGCGACGCCGAGAAACTGATCACCTTCGACACCGCCTTCCACCACACCGTCGTGGCGTCGACCGGCAACGAGACGCTCACCTCGCTGCTGGACGGGTTGTCCGGCCGCACCCTGCGGGCCCGGGTGTGGCGCGGTCTGATCGAGGCCAACGCCGCGCACACGACGATCGACGAGCACCACGCGATCTACCTCGCCCTGCGGTCGCGGGACCAACTGCTCGCCCAGGCCAGCGCGCTGCTGCATGTGAACACCTCCGAGGCGTGGTTGCGTACGGTGCTGGCGGCCAAGGCGGCGGCCGAGTGAGGCGCGGCGGCGTGTGGTCACGCCGGTGACCCCAGGCGGTAGGTCCGCACGGCGGTGCCGGCGAAGATCTCCTGGCGGTGCCGGGTCGGCAGCGGCGGCAGCGCGCTCTCCAACGCCCGGCGCACCCCCGGATAGTCGGACCGCAGCAGGCAGACCGGCCAGTCCGAGCCGAACATCAGACGATCCGGGCCGAACTCGTCCACCGCGACGTCGACGAAGGGCGCCAGGTCGGCCGGTGCCCAGCCCGGCGTGGCCTCGGTGACCAGGCCGGACAGCTTGGCGGTGACGTTGGCGTTCGCGGCGAGCGCGGCGAGTGGGTCGCGCCAGCTCCGCAGTCCCGCCGCGCCCTGGTCGATCCGGGGCTTGCCGAGGTGGTCGAGCACGAGGCGCAGCCCGGGGACCGCGCGCGCGGCCCGGGCCGCCGCCGGCAACTGGTCGGCGCGGATCACCAGGTCGAACGCGAGGTCGGCGGCGGCGACCTCGGCGAGACCCCGCAGCACCTCGGGGCGGTCCAGATAGTCCGGGTCCGCCTTTCCCTGCACCTGGGAGCGCGCGCCGACGAGGAACTCGCCCCCGCGCAACCCCCGGTAGCGCGCGACGGTGGCCGCGACGTCGTCGGC
The genomic region above belongs to Micromonospora sp. WMMD1128 and contains:
- a CDS encoding amidohydrolase family protein, yielding MIIDAHHHLWRPEHGYDWLDGPGLDAIRRPFTPADLTAELSASGVDGTVLVEGGRCHRDEVPEFLGYAADTPPILGVVAWLDVAADDVAATVARYRGLRGGEFLVGARSQVQGKADPDYLDRPEVLRGLAEVAAADLAFDLVIRADQLPAAARAARAVPGLRLVLDHLGKPRIDQGAAGLRSWRDPLAALAANANVTAKLSGLVTEATPGWAPADLAPFVDVAVDEFGPDRLMFGSDWPVCLLRSDYPGVRRALESALPPLPTRHRQEIFAGTAVRTYRLGSPA
- a CDS encoding FadR/GntR family transcriptional regulator, with amino-acid sequence MALTDDAIARIRGMISSGELPPGARLPPEPQLAAQMGLSRSGVREAVKVLESARVLDVRRGDGTYVTSLAPRLLLEGLGVAVELLRDDTLLEVMEVRRMLEPVATGMAALRMTDAGLDELARILEDMRAAAGDAEKLITFDTAFHHTVVASTGNETLTSLLDGLSGRTLRARVWRGLIEANAAHTTIDEHHAIYLALRSRDQLLAQASALLHVNTSEAWLRTVLAAKAAAE